The Agromyces hippuratus genome has a window encoding:
- a CDS encoding sugar phosphate isomerase/epimerase family protein, which translates to MRRIIGVNTWVWTSPLDDDSLAELAAKAAGMGFGAIELPIETPGDWSPDAAADVLREHRLAPVVIGAMGPGRNLIAAPGSEIVATQNYLVHCLGVAERLGSRVVAGPFTAATGRTWRMDAEERAARYRELQGSLGPVVRAAERSGIRLAIEPLNRYETSLVNTVEQALEALGPLLGPGLGLALDSYHLNIEEQRVGDAIRLAGEHLAYVQVCGNDRGAVGDDHIDWPAFLDALDDVGYSGPLGLESFTGDNDTIAVAASVWRPLAASQDELAARSIRYLTALQDEREQR; encoded by the coding sequence ATGCGCCGCATCATCGGCGTCAACACCTGGGTCTGGACCTCGCCGCTCGACGACGACTCGCTCGCCGAGCTCGCGGCCAAGGCCGCCGGCATGGGCTTCGGCGCGATCGAACTGCCGATCGAGACACCGGGCGACTGGTCGCCGGATGCCGCGGCCGACGTGCTGCGCGAGCACCGCCTCGCCCCCGTGGTGATCGGGGCGATGGGCCCGGGGCGCAACCTGATCGCGGCGCCCGGCTCCGAGATCGTCGCCACCCAGAACTACCTCGTGCACTGCCTCGGCGTCGCCGAGCGGCTCGGCTCCCGCGTGGTCGCCGGCCCGTTCACGGCCGCCACCGGCCGCACCTGGCGCATGGACGCCGAGGAGCGCGCTGCCCGGTACCGCGAGCTGCAGGGCAGTCTCGGCCCGGTCGTCCGGGCGGCGGAGCGCAGCGGCATCCGTCTCGCGATCGAGCCGCTGAACCGCTACGAGACGAGCCTCGTCAACACCGTCGAGCAGGCACTCGAGGCGCTCGGGCCGCTGCTCGGGCCGGGCCTCGGCCTCGCGCTCGACAGCTACCACCTGAACATCGAGGAGCAGCGCGTCGGCGACGCGATCCGCCTCGCCGGCGAGCACCTCGCCTACGTGCAGGTCTGCGGCAACGACCGCGGCGCGGTGGGCGACGACCACATCGACTGGCCGGCCTTCCTCGACGCCCTCGACGATGTCGGCTACTCGGGCCCGCTCGGCCTCGAGAGCTTCACGGGCGACAACGACACGATCGCGGTCGCCGCTTCGGTGTGGCGGCCCCTCGCAGCATCGCAGGACGAACTCGCGGCACGGAGCATCCGCTACCTGACCGCCCTCCAAGACGAACGGGAGCAACGATGA
- a CDS encoding sugar phosphate isomerase/epimerase family protein — MTDQHSAADAAAPAARPVTLFTGQWADLPFAEVARLAAEWGYDGLEIACSGDHLDLKRAEEEPGYLDERRAILDRHGLRVFAISNHLTGQAVCDAPIDFRHEAIVRPYTWGDGDAEGVRQRAAEDMKRSARVARALGVDTVVGFTGSSIWPYVAMFPPVPASVIDAGFEDFAARWNPILDVFDAEGVRFAHEVHPSEIAYDYWSSVRTLEAIGHREAFGFNWDPSHMMWQNIDPVGFIWDFKDRIYHVDCKDTRMRPQNGRAGVLGSHLPWGDPRRGWDFVSTGHGDVPWEDSFRALDAIGYAGPISVEWEDAGMDRLHGAAEAVGFIRSLLWPKPTASFDAAFSNQ, encoded by the coding sequence ATGACCGACCAGCATTCAGCAGCGGATGCCGCGGCGCCCGCGGCCCGCCCCGTCACCCTCTTCACGGGGCAGTGGGCGGACCTGCCCTTCGCCGAGGTCGCGCGCCTCGCGGCGGAGTGGGGCTACGACGGACTCGAGATCGCGTGCTCGGGCGACCACCTCGACCTGAAGCGCGCCGAGGAGGAGCCGGGCTACCTCGACGAGCGCCGCGCGATCCTCGACCGCCATGGGCTGCGGGTCTTCGCGATCTCGAACCACCTCACGGGCCAGGCCGTGTGCGACGCCCCCATCGACTTCCGCCATGAGGCGATCGTGCGGCCCTACACCTGGGGCGACGGCGACGCCGAGGGCGTCAGGCAGCGCGCCGCCGAGGACATGAAGCGCTCGGCCCGCGTCGCCCGTGCGCTCGGGGTCGACACCGTCGTCGGGTTCACCGGGTCGTCGATCTGGCCCTACGTCGCGATGTTCCCGCCCGTGCCCGCCTCGGTGATCGATGCCGGGTTCGAGGACTTCGCGGCGCGCTGGAACCCCATCCTCGACGTCTTCGACGCCGAGGGTGTGCGGTTCGCTCACGAGGTGCACCCGTCGGAGATCGCGTACGACTACTGGAGCTCGGTGCGCACGCTCGAGGCGATCGGGCACCGTGAGGCGTTCGGCTTCAACTGGGATCCGTCGCACATGATGTGGCAGAACATCGACCCGGTCGGCTTCATCTGGGACTTCAAGGACCGCATCTACCACGTCGACTGCAAGGACACGCGGATGCGCCCGCAGAACGGGCGGGCCGGCGTGCTCGGCTCGCACCTGCCGTGGGGCGATCCGCGGCGTGGCTGGGACTTCGTCTCGACCGGCCACGGCGACGTGCCGTGGGAGGACTCGTTCCGCGCGCTCGACGCGATCGGCTACGCCGGACCGATCTCGGTCGAGTGGGAGGACGCGGGCATGGACCGGCTGCACGGTGCTGCGGAGGCGGTCGGATTCATCCGCTCGCTGCTCTGGCCGAAGCCGACGGCCTCGTTCGACGCGGCCTTCTCGAACCAGTAG
- a CDS encoding DUF1294 domain-containing protein — MRLDPNPPPRPRSAARPAARPTRPDRDLSRPLPSSLSWMVLVVFAAAIAVAVVAAWLPWWVPAWYGAVSLVAFVAYGLDKRAAKRGGPRTSESALLMMGFVGGWPGAVVAQQLFRHKTRKRSFRRAFWLTVVVNALVLAVFIGLLQSGLSMPELDYSGMLQ; from the coding sequence ATGCGTCTCGACCCGAACCCGCCGCCGCGCCCTCGATCGGCGGCCCGGCCGGCCGCTCGGCCGACCCGCCCCGACCGTGATCTCTCGCGGCCGCTGCCGTCGTCGCTCAGCTGGATGGTGCTGGTGGTGTTCGCCGCGGCGATCGCCGTCGCCGTCGTGGCCGCGTGGCTGCCCTGGTGGGTTCCGGCGTGGTACGGCGCGGTGAGCCTCGTCGCCTTCGTCGCCTACGGACTCGACAAGCGCGCGGCGAAACGCGGCGGGCCGCGCACCTCGGAGTCGGCGCTGCTCATGATGGGGTTCGTCGGCGGCTGGCCGGGCGCGGTCGTCGCCCAGCAGCTCTTCCGTCACAAGACGCGCAAGCGCAGCTTCCGGCGGGCCTTCTGGCTCACCGTCGTCGTCAACGCGCTCGTGCTGGCCGTGTTCATCGGCCTGCTGCAGTCGGGCCTGAGCATGCCCGAGCTCGACTACTCGGGAATGCTCCAGTAG
- a CDS encoding amidase domain-containing protein, with the protein MPSTAKTPESRRRGLVLVGILAVALVAGGATLAWSAQQGAGEAAANGSADTMAGAAGAAGAAGAPGAGRKASDADTEVADFSAYSDGVAAQLSYAFEHWTDTESETYGYLDENDCVNFTSQTLLARGWIEDDEWWFDESGDAFSHADAWISSTAMRDYLEAHPERATALTDDERDAVEVGDVVQFDWDDSGDRDHTGIVTSVETELDGSITILYAGHTDPTWDRSVDWAITVLHPGGVAYYWSIPE; encoded by the coding sequence ATGCCGAGCACCGCCAAGACCCCTGAATCCCGCCGCCGCGGCCTCGTTCTCGTCGGCATCCTCGCCGTCGCGCTCGTCGCGGGCGGGGCGACCCTCGCGTGGTCGGCGCAGCAGGGAGCCGGCGAGGCCGCGGCGAACGGTTCCGCCGACACGATGGCCGGTGCAGCCGGAGCGGCAGGCGCAGCAGGAGCGCCCGGCGCGGGTCGCAAGGCTTCCGACGCCGATACCGAGGTCGCCGACTTCTCGGCCTACTCCGACGGCGTCGCCGCCCAGCTCTCGTACGCGTTCGAGCACTGGACCGACACCGAGAGCGAGACCTACGGCTACCTCGACGAGAACGACTGCGTGAACTTCACGAGCCAGACCCTGCTCGCGCGCGGCTGGATCGAAGACGACGAGTGGTGGTTCGACGAGTCGGGCGACGCCTTCAGCCATGCCGATGCCTGGATCAGCTCGACGGCCATGCGCGACTACCTCGAGGCGCACCCCGAGCGGGCCACGGCACTCACCGACGACGAGCGCGACGCGGTCGAGGTCGGCGACGTCGTGCAGTTCGACTGGGACGACTCGGGCGACCGCGACCACACCGGAATCGTGACCTCGGTCGAGACGGAGCTCGACGGGTCGATCACGATCCTCTACGCGGGGCACACCGACCCGACGTGGGATCGCTCGGTCGACTGGGCGATCACCGTGCTGCACCCGGGCGGCGTCGCGTACTACTGGAGCATTCCCGAGTAG
- a CDS encoding amidase domain-containing protein: MSTPPERPARATYVRRRLVVGGAAVVAVALIAWLVIAIVTAIVAASAPTGPGTQGGGGSHPNEAALELDPELPAPVLRQLEYVRDHWDADSSERYGVLGVDDCVNFTSQTLIERGWQVDEEWWYSEDGDAYAHSPAWRSSTLFNDYLASHPERATPLSDAQRAKVEPGDIVQFDWDASGDRDHTAIVTAVREGDDGEIDVYYGGHTDATWDRSVDDHPKHPETKVYYWSVAD; this comes from the coding sequence ATGAGCACGCCACCCGAACGCCCCGCCCGCGCGACCTACGTGCGACGGCGCCTCGTCGTCGGCGGCGCGGCGGTCGTCGCCGTCGCGCTCATCGCCTGGCTCGTCATCGCGATCGTCACGGCGATCGTCGCCGCCTCGGCTCCCACCGGCCCCGGCACGCAGGGCGGCGGCGGCAGCCACCCGAACGAGGCCGCGCTCGAACTCGATCCCGAGCTGCCGGCACCCGTGCTGCGCCAGCTCGAGTACGTGCGCGACCACTGGGACGCGGACTCGAGCGAGCGCTACGGCGTGCTCGGCGTCGACGACTGCGTGAACTTCACCTCCCAGACGCTCATCGAGCGCGGCTGGCAGGTCGACGAGGAGTGGTGGTACTCGGAGGACGGCGACGCCTACGCCCACTCCCCCGCATGGCGCTCGTCGACGCTCTTCAACGACTACCTCGCCTCGCATCCTGAACGGGCGACCCCGCTGTCCGACGCCCAGCGCGCGAAGGTGGAACCCGGTGACATCGTGCAGTTCGACTGGGACGCCTCGGGCGACCGCGACCACACCGCCATCGTCACCGCGGTGCGCGAGGGCGACGACGGCGAGATCGACGTCTACTACGGCGGGCACACGGATGCCACGTGGGATCGCTCGGTCGACGACCATCCGAAGCATCCCGAGACGAAGGTGTACTACTGGAGCGTCGCGGACTGA